In Paenibacillus sp. FSL M7-0420, a single genomic region encodes these proteins:
- a CDS encoding copper amine oxidase N-terminal domain-containing protein: MLKKMLLICMISLLLLPNVLLAAPASGPARSTARSIQVNINGAFISSDSSPFIQSGRIMIPIRMLASLGLQYSWDAVRHTVTVTNSSNDTFQMTQGQPIAYKNGQPVQMDSEANNYNGRIMVPAKFVSEAFGYSVYYEKIREIIFIQSQNFTPDAQAIHSADVKQARLAAISLPVRYAFKPGTSVQSDQSQYFTYSFASGDATRYVYSNGEITTVVEITGTAATAVWQASEADIPGYPATTFGGVQPAYISDLFQDSFSYNNGVYSGYRTLSDGTVTTFKFPGLPYTDLIRAIPE, from the coding sequence ATGCTTAAGAAAATGCTTCTTATCTGCATGATCTCCTTATTGCTGCTTCCCAACGTTCTACTGGCAGCCCCTGCTTCCGGCCCGGCCCGTTCAACCGCAAGATCCATACAGGTTAACATCAATGGTGCTTTTATCTCTTCTGATAGCAGTCCTTTCATACAGTCTGGCAGAATCATGATTCCCATCCGCATGCTTGCTTCCCTGGGGCTCCAATATTCCTGGGACGCTGTCCGCCATACGGTCACGGTCACGAATTCCTCCAATGATACATTTCAAATGACGCAGGGCCAGCCCATTGCCTATAAGAATGGCCAGCCTGTTCAGATGGACAGTGAAGCCAATAATTACAACGGACGAATCATGGTTCCCGCAAAGTTTGTCAGTGAGGCATTTGGATACAGTGTGTACTATGAAAAGATAAGGGAGATCATCTTCATTCAATCTCAGAATTTCACTCCTGATGCCCAGGCCATCCATTCAGCAGATGTGAAGCAGGCGCGCCTGGCGGCCATTTCGTTGCCGGTGCGCTACGCTTTTAAACCCGGTACAAGTGTACAAAGTGATCAATCCCAATACTTCACCTATTCCTTTGCCTCAGGGGACGCCACCCGCTATGTCTACAGTAATGGAGAAATAACCACTGTGGTTGAGATTACAGGCACAGCGGCAACAGCCGTATGGCAAGCTTCTGAGGCCGATATCCCCGGTTATCCTGCGACAACATTCGGCGGTGTGCAGCCAGCGTATATTTCCGATCTGTTTCAGGATTCTTTTAGCTACAACAACGGGGTGTATAGCGGTTATCGCACGCTTAGCGACGGTACTGTAACAACCTTTAAATTCCCCGGCCTCCCTTATACGGATCTGATCCGGGCCATCCCGGAGTAA
- a CDS encoding methylated-DNA--[protein]-cysteine S-methyltransferase — MNPSPSRNNSRSTDTITIYHHTLNLGNGEWTLWASDKGLIRVSFPQDEGQLPASWLKMYAPVHELMEDAGRFEQLGVITLLERYFAGEPVDFSNVELDLWGTPFQQEVWRGLLTIPHGETASYKQLAERIGRPLAVRAVGAANGQNPVPVIVPCHRVIGANGTLTGFRGGLQMKQELLQLEGILNVRAAGHERFAF; from the coding sequence ATGAACCCAAGCCCAAGCCGGAATAACAGCCGGAGTACAGATACTATCACGATTTATCATCATACCCTGAACCTCGGGAACGGGGAGTGGACCCTGTGGGCTAGCGATAAAGGCCTGATCCGCGTATCCTTCCCGCAGGACGAAGGGCAATTACCCGCCTCCTGGTTGAAAATGTATGCGCCTGTCCATGAGCTCATGGAGGATGCCGGGAGATTTGAGCAGCTTGGGGTGATTACGCTGCTGGAGCGGTATTTTGCCGGAGAGCCGGTGGATTTCAGCAATGTGGAGCTGGATCTGTGGGGCACCCCGTTTCAGCAGGAGGTGTGGCGGGGGCTGCTTACCATCCCGCATGGGGAGACGGCCAGCTACAAGCAATTGGCTGAGCGGATCGGCAGACCGCTGGCGGTCCGTGCTGTCGGCGCGGCCAACGGGCAGAACCCGGTGCCGGTCATTGTACCCTGCCACCGGGTGATCGGCGCGAACGGCACCTTAACCGGCTTCCGGGGCGGACTCCAGATGAAGCAGGAGCTGCTCCAGCTGGAGGGAATTCTCAATGTAAGGGCGGCTGGTCATGAACGATTTGCTTTTTGA
- a CDS encoding bifunctional transcriptional activator/DNA repair enzyme AdaA: MDPQLFERIYETVVRREPTYDGIYYTAVLTTHIVCRPSCRARTPKAANVVFYGSLQEAISAGFRPCKRCRPEEGGTLRPDAVLAAQADAIMDGRFGSKLTLKSMAAELKVSPFHLQRTYKRVIGQSPAARLDTLRTEEARRLLTETAAGMAEVGRAVGFRTPSHFAAWFVKKTGLSPTEYHSKHNEGGNQHEPKPKPE; this comes from the coding sequence ATGGACCCGCAATTGTTCGAGCGTATCTATGAAACGGTGGTGCGGCGTGAGCCGACCTATGACGGGATCTACTATACGGCGGTGCTGACGACCCATATTGTCTGCCGTCCGTCCTGCCGGGCGAGAACGCCGAAGGCAGCGAATGTTGTATTCTATGGCTCCTTGCAGGAGGCGATTTCGGCAGGCTTCCGTCCCTGCAAAAGATGCCGTCCCGAGGAAGGCGGCACCCTCCGGCCTGATGCGGTACTGGCGGCGCAGGCGGATGCCATTATGGACGGAAGGTTCGGCAGCAAGCTGACCCTGAAGTCGATGGCCGCAGAGCTGAAGGTCAGCCCGTTCCACTTACAGCGCACCTATAAACGGGTAATCGGCCAGTCACCAGCTGCCAGATTGGACACGCTGCGCACGGAAGAAGCCCGCAGGCTGCTGACGGAGACAGCGGCGGGGATGGCTGAAGTCGGCCGGGCGGTGGGGTTCCGTACGCCCTCTCATTTTGCCGCCTGGTTCGTGAAGAAGACGGGGCTGTCCCCTACAGAGTACCATAGCAAGCATAACGAAGGAGGAAACCAACATGAACCCAAGCCCAAGCCGGAATAA
- the kdgT gene encoding 2-keto-3-deoxygluconate transporter: MKIKKTLDRIPGGMMLIPLFLGAIIHTAFPDAGEYFGGFTKGLMTGTVPILAVWFFCMGAAIDVRATGTVLRKSGTLVLTKIAVAWVVALIAIQFLPEGGVQTGFFAGLSVLAIISAMDMTNGGLYASIMQQYGTKEESGAFVLMSLESGPLVTMLILGSTGVAVFEPHLFVGAVLPFLVGFILGNLDHDLRAYFGRATQTLIPFFGFALGSSIDLGVIVDTGLLGILLGIVVIIITGVPLILADKFIGRGNGTAGLAASSTAGAAVANPMLVANMKPEFLPAAQSATALVAASVIVTSILVPVITAYYSDYMKKKNPPAAEGPIDAKAQQAVS; this comes from the coding sequence ATGAAAATCAAAAAGACACTGGATCGGATTCCCGGCGGAATGATGCTCATTCCACTATTTCTGGGAGCGATCATTCACACTGCTTTTCCTGATGCGGGCGAATATTTCGGAGGGTTCACCAAAGGCCTGATGACGGGCACCGTGCCGATTCTGGCCGTATGGTTCTTCTGTATGGGAGCCGCGATCGATGTCAGAGCCACCGGAACCGTATTGCGCAAATCTGGAACGCTGGTATTGACCAAGATTGCCGTGGCCTGGGTTGTTGCCCTGATCGCTATCCAGTTCCTGCCCGAGGGCGGGGTGCAAACCGGCTTCTTCGCCGGACTGTCGGTTCTCGCCATCATCTCCGCTATGGATATGACCAACGGCGGGCTGTACGCTTCCATTATGCAGCAGTATGGGACCAAGGAAGAATCCGGTGCCTTCGTGCTGATGTCACTCGAATCCGGTCCACTCGTAACTATGCTCATTCTGGGCAGCACCGGTGTGGCTGTATTTGAACCGCATCTCTTCGTTGGCGCTGTCCTGCCGTTCCTCGTCGGATTCATCCTGGGGAACCTGGATCATGATCTGCGCGCCTACTTCGGCCGAGCTACTCAGACGCTCATTCCCTTCTTCGGCTTCGCTCTTGGCAGCTCGATCGACCTTGGCGTAATCGTTGACACCGGCCTGCTCGGTATTCTGCTCGGTATTGTCGTTATCATTATTACCGGTGTCCCGCTGATCCTGGCCGACAAGTTCATTGGCCGCGGTAACGGAACTGCCGGACTGGCCGCCTCCAGTACCGCCGGTGCTGCGGTCGCCAACCCTATGCTGGTAGCGAACATGAAGCCCGAATTCCTGCCGGCCGCCCAGTCCGCTACAGCGCTGGTAGCCGCATCCGTAATCGTTACCTCCATTCTCGTCCCGGTCATCACCGCTTACTATTCCGACTACATGAAGAAAAAGAACCCTCCGGCAGCAGAAGGACCTATAGATGCTAAAGCTCAGCAGGCAGTGAGCTAA
- a CDS encoding GNAT family N-acetyltransferase, producing MKRSDIRCERLSKKDSLAAAKLLSLDAYTGPDLLQVLEKEPELFSAAYVDDTLLALVQMEASAPQSHLNVFVAPQYRRQGIGRALMQMAEAKLQAGGTRKVSTSVRSGASSSLAFAGSLGYAPYYSLIYMERTGGSFPQETSSARLYRDEDFVAAHSLYATAFHEMRMRVGCFPDSVPAEPNEGRRTAWAADAQDRLVYELDGEIAAYSHIDGNEISSVSVRSDLQGRGIGRTFVKYLCGEIHRRGYTSVILSCVVGNEAIHLYNSLGFQETHRIEYMIKNPDNSKHSRSGPSLPASLQ from the coding sequence ATGAAACGATCAGACATCCGCTGCGAACGCCTAAGCAAGAAGGATTCTCTCGCAGCCGCAAAACTATTAAGCCTGGACGCGTACACTGGTCCTGACCTCCTGCAGGTGCTGGAAAAGGAGCCCGAACTGTTTAGTGCCGCTTATGTGGATGACACGCTTCTTGCGTTAGTCCAAATGGAAGCGTCCGCACCCCAGTCTCATTTGAATGTATTCGTCGCTCCGCAGTATCGCCGGCAAGGCATTGGTAGGGCTTTAATGCAGATGGCAGAAGCTAAATTACAGGCAGGCGGAACCCGTAAGGTCAGTACTTCTGTCCGGTCCGGGGCATCCTCTTCTCTTGCGTTTGCCGGCAGCCTGGGCTATGCTCCGTACTATTCACTTATTTATATGGAACGAACCGGGGGTTCTTTTCCTCAGGAGACATCCTCTGCAAGGTTGTATAGAGATGAGGACTTTGTGGCTGCCCATTCGCTGTATGCTACTGCTTTTCATGAAATGCGGATGCGCGTTGGCTGCTTCCCCGATTCTGTGCCTGCAGAGCCTAATGAAGGCAGACGAACAGCCTGGGCAGCGGATGCACAGGACAGGCTGGTCTATGAGCTTGACGGGGAAATTGCGGCTTACAGCCACATCGACGGGAATGAAATCAGCAGTGTTAGTGTACGTTCTGACCTTCAGGGACGCGGAATCGGACGAACCTTCGTGAAGTACTTGTGTGGCGAGATCCACCGGCGCGGCTACACAAGCGTCATCCTATCCTGCGTCGTTGGGAATGAGGCCATACATTTGTATAACAGCCTTGGTTTTCAGGAAACGCATCGAATAGAATATATGATAAAAAATCCGGACAACTCAAAGCATTCCCGGTCAGGCCCCTCCCTGCCCGCTTCTCTACAATGA
- a CDS encoding copper amine oxidase N-terminal domain-containing protein: protein MKKLLKIGLSGLALTLVFSAGAFAATVALKIIVNGNQVKTQTQPKLINGTVYVPIRAVAEGFDASIQWDNKSKIVYVDSDPNFGLEGSSVAYVGNRNLAYRWIMAYDERDHQGVLDTVTPDFKTDLYNESFPAGTYNMATIIDMKPVASTDSTLTVRIVQRVTAEDEYKVKVERWNFVFGQGAIKSVKRVPDTAKYLDRYTLFPGANFGI from the coding sequence ATGAAAAAACTATTGAAAATTGGCCTATCAGGATTAGCCTTGACCCTAGTGTTTAGTGCGGGAGCCTTTGCGGCTACAGTCGCTCTAAAAATAATCGTAAATGGTAATCAAGTGAAAACTCAGACGCAGCCTAAGCTTATTAATGGTACCGTATATGTCCCGATCCGGGCCGTTGCAGAAGGATTTGACGCCAGTATTCAGTGGGACAATAAAAGTAAGATTGTGTATGTGGATTCTGATCCGAATTTCGGACTGGAAGGCAGCAGCGTAGCTTATGTTGGGAACCGGAATTTGGCATACAGATGGATTATGGCGTATGACGAACGGGATCATCAGGGAGTGCTCGATACAGTTACACCTGATTTCAAAACGGACCTCTATAACGAGAGCTTCCCGGCGGGAACGTATAATATGGCAACCATTATTGATATGAAGCCTGTTGCAAGTACAGACAGCACCTTAACCGTGCGGATTGTGCAGAGAGTGACTGCAGAAGATGAGTACAAGGTGAAGGTGGAGCGGTGGAATTTTGTTTTTGGGCAGGGGGCAATCAAGTCCGTGAAAAGGGTGCCGGATACTGCAAAATATCTGGACCGGTACACCCTTTTCCCGGGAGCTAACTTTGGCATATAA
- a CDS encoding tripartite tricarboxylate transporter substrate binding protein: MDLKRTTRIGLWTAAVAALVLLILRIGIPGGGGPGRETAGTDYPGRPITLLVPYAAGGGTDATARALATATEKVLGQPVIVVNRTGGGGSVGLMEGANAKGDGYTVTFLPAELTILPHLGLLPITYERFKPIAQTNFDPSAITVRQDAPWQDVNEFLDFAKAHPEELKMGNAGTGSIWHLAAVTLERETGVKFAYIPFEGAGPAVSALMDGFVDAVPVSPAEVKKYVDEGKLRILAVNADKRSEALPDVPTLEEQTGIHVNFTGTWRGLAVPKDTPDAIAEVLAGAFIKGTEDREFREYMNSNGLGLLVKDGKAFAKQLKESDDLFAAMIPELGLSRK; encoded by the coding sequence ATGGATTTGAAACGGACCACTCGAATAGGACTCTGGACAGCAGCTGTAGCAGCTCTGGTCCTGTTGATTCTTAGAATCGGGATTCCTGGGGGAGGCGGCCCGGGCCGGGAGACTGCCGGCACAGATTATCCCGGACGGCCAATCACACTGCTTGTGCCCTATGCCGCAGGAGGAGGAACGGACGCCACCGCGCGAGCACTCGCCACCGCGACAGAGAAGGTGCTGGGCCAGCCGGTAATTGTGGTTAACCGCACCGGCGGCGGAGGCTCCGTAGGACTGATGGAAGGCGCGAATGCCAAGGGAGACGGCTATACCGTTACTTTTTTGCCGGCCGAGCTGACCATTCTTCCGCATCTGGGATTATTGCCGATTACCTATGAGAGATTCAAACCGATCGCTCAGACGAATTTTGATCCTTCCGCCATCACCGTAAGACAGGACGCGCCATGGCAGGACGTCAATGAATTTCTCGACTTTGCGAAAGCGCATCCAGAGGAATTGAAAATGGGAAACGCAGGAACGGGGAGCATTTGGCACTTGGCCGCCGTAACCTTGGAACGGGAGACCGGTGTGAAGTTCGCGTATATTCCCTTTGAAGGTGCAGGGCCGGCCGTCTCCGCCTTAATGGACGGATTCGTGGATGCGGTACCAGTCAGTCCCGCCGAGGTGAAGAAATATGTGGATGAAGGGAAGCTGCGGATATTGGCAGTCAATGCCGACAAGCGCTCAGAGGCGCTGCCGGATGTGCCGACCCTGGAAGAGCAGACCGGCATTCATGTGAACTTCACGGGAACATGGAGGGGACTGGCTGTACCGAAGGATACGCCGGATGCTATTGCGGAGGTATTAGCCGGGGCATTTATCAAAGGGACCGAAGACAGGGAATTCCGCGAATATATGAACTCGAACGGGCTGGGGCTGCTGGTAAAGGACGGCAAAGCCTTCGCGAAGCAGCTCAAGGAGAGCGATGATCTGTTCGCTGCCATGATTCCCGAGCTTGGACTAAGCCGCAAGTAG
- a CDS encoding AraC family transcriptional regulator: protein METIRLLQQAIDYVEQNLHNAIGVEEIAGAAMTSKYHFQRMFHALTGFTVTEYVRNRRLTLAAEELAGTDGKVIDIALKYGYETPESFAKAFQRVHGVTPNMAKKKNVKLKSFSRLSFQIQIKGESEMNYRMVEEKGYGVMGKEVIIHQDAYSEIPAFVEKIWNDGTHDRINEIAGRPAGSLLFGYYYDFREDGTKRYLMGMELPEGQKVPEDLVNLTIPDQTYAVFDCRDRVPEDQELGLGILNVWRRIYSEWFPSSGFEQVEGPCIEKYFWTNDEHDECICEVWIPVTKK from the coding sequence ATGGAGACGATACGGCTGCTTCAGCAGGCGATCGATTACGTAGAGCAGAATCTGCATAACGCCATCGGCGTCGAGGAGATCGCTGGAGCGGCGATGACCTCGAAGTACCATTTTCAGCGGATGTTCCATGCCTTGACAGGGTTCACTGTTACCGAATATGTGCGCAACCGGAGGCTCACACTGGCGGCGGAAGAGCTGGCTGGAACGGACGGCAAGGTAATCGACATTGCGCTGAAGTATGGGTACGAGACACCGGAGTCCTTCGCCAAAGCGTTTCAGCGGGTGCATGGAGTGACGCCCAATATGGCGAAGAAAAAGAACGTGAAGCTCAAATCGTTCTCCCGCCTCTCCTTTCAAATTCAGATCAAAGGAGAAAGCGAAATGAACTACAGGATGGTTGAAGAGAAGGGCTATGGCGTCATGGGTAAGGAGGTTATTATCCACCAGGATGCTTATAGCGAAATCCCTGCATTCGTAGAGAAAATCTGGAACGATGGGACACATGACCGGATTAACGAAATTGCCGGTAGACCTGCGGGCTCGCTGCTTTTTGGCTATTATTATGACTTCCGTGAGGATGGGACCAAGCGGTATCTGATGGGAATGGAACTGCCGGAAGGACAGAAGGTGCCGGAAGATCTGGTGAATCTGACTATACCCGACCAGACCTATGCTGTATTCGATTGCCGGGATAGAGTTCCTGAGGATCAGGAGCTGGGGCTGGGTATTCTGAATGTCTGGCGGCGGATCTATTCGGAATGGTTCCCGTCGTCAGGCTTTGAACAAGTAGAGGGGCCATGCATCGAGAAATACTTCTGGACGAATGATGAGCATGATGAATGTATATGCGAGGTATGGATTCCTGTAACGAAGAAATAA
- a CDS encoding helix-turn-helix domain-containing protein yields MLRFKMKYLLHNKQNRLILMLTAGVSLLITMIGLFSYREYRNALDTELNTPNIELLQINVDVTNRAFRESDNKAVDLSFHPAVLSYIEAAESDNRGRAAAAQEYLKALATEPDVHAISVVKFKDQSVLSSRYGYVPSWGEAPEHEWGAWIGEIKKKPLLIKRRLYTGNGSRPGDTELLSLARPVVVNGEVAGAVLIDLDYDTLFSKMYTHLSSYQLVYNLEGELIYPKLNLPFPLAELGKVLEDIDVSPFAHVTIGGQAYMANQTFSNVTGWRLLSLVPMEQLLKNVKIARNMMLMLSLISIAVGLAAMYYYNFAAFRPLKRIKKLLLPEQKAAGQGGLYDLEPVIGKLVGDFRSKSLVADWSLPELRSKFLQDLITRSIGTQETHTRFEHYFNGWKEGPFELLVLSIDRHTQWSAGFKEEDQMLLKYAMINMAYEICEASWRTVVASPQQDSLVILLQAAGGEEQELYAAARKLASAMLEVLKIPVSVGIGEQAGSITHIAQSYSEAQTALSYRLYEGYSHVRVYSRAENKYEESIGAADEVWKQEMLNALRASDAAAAQDWVRRGIAETRKRGIQPHKVFRSLNDLLEEILHIAAAGGYPVPAELADYTWHQVTTMELNEIEQLLCSIAVQLSDAFGAHRQSKEFLLVQDLIEYMKENLQFNIGLPNIASHVNMGVSSVSTIFKEETGTTVYDYLTNLRINRACELLQDSSLRVAEIAQQVGYQNENSFIRVFRKIKSTTPGKFRESSKSSKEYADRPKPRHSGVSEDSE; encoded by the coding sequence ATGCTGCGATTTAAAATGAAATACCTGCTGCACAACAAACAGAACCGTCTAATCCTGATGCTGACAGCCGGGGTATCCCTGCTGATTACTATGATTGGTCTATTCTCCTATAGAGAGTACCGCAATGCGCTGGACACCGAGCTGAATACACCGAATATTGAACTGCTGCAGATTAATGTGGATGTTACGAACCGGGCCTTCCGTGAATCCGACAACAAGGCGGTGGATCTGTCCTTCCATCCCGCTGTGCTGAGCTATATAGAGGCGGCTGAGTCAGATAATCGCGGCCGAGCCGCAGCGGCGCAGGAATACCTCAAGGCGCTGGCGACAGAGCCGGATGTGCATGCGATCAGCGTGGTCAAATTCAAGGACCAGTCTGTGCTCTCCAGCCGCTACGGCTATGTTCCGTCCTGGGGGGAGGCGCCTGAGCATGAATGGGGGGCCTGGATCGGGGAGATTAAGAAGAAGCCGCTTCTGATCAAAAGAAGGCTCTACACCGGCAACGGTTCCCGCCCCGGTGATACCGAGCTGCTGTCACTGGCCCGGCCGGTGGTAGTGAACGGTGAAGTGGCCGGTGCCGTGCTGATTGATCTGGATTACGATACGCTGTTCTCCAAAATGTACACCCATCTCTCCAGCTACCAGCTCGTCTATAACCTGGAAGGAGAGCTGATCTACCCCAAGCTGAATCTTCCGTTCCCGCTGGCGGAGCTGGGGAAGGTGCTGGAGGACATCGATGTCAGTCCCTTTGCCCATGTCACCATCGGAGGCCAGGCCTATATGGCAAATCAGACCTTCTCCAATGTGACCGGCTGGCGCCTGCTCTCGCTCGTACCCATGGAACAGCTGCTCAAAAATGTGAAGATTGCACGCAATATGATGCTGATGCTGTCGCTGATCTCTATCGCCGTAGGCCTCGCTGCCATGTATTATTACAATTTTGCCGCCTTCCGGCCGCTCAAACGGATTAAAAAGCTGCTGCTTCCTGAGCAGAAGGCAGCCGGGCAGGGCGGGCTGTACGATCTGGAGCCGGTCATCGGCAAGCTGGTCGGTGATTTCCGCAGTAAGTCGCTGGTAGCGGACTGGAGTCTCCCGGAGCTGCGCTCCAAATTCCTGCAGGACCTGATCACGCGGAGTATCGGCACCCAGGAGACACATACGCGGTTTGAGCACTATTTTAACGGCTGGAAGGAAGGTCCGTTCGAGCTGCTGGTCTTATCCATAGACCGGCATACCCAGTGGTCTGCGGGCTTTAAGGAAGAGGATCAAATGCTGCTCAAATACGCGATGATTAACATGGCCTATGAAATCTGCGAAGCTTCCTGGCGGACCGTGGTCGCTTCACCGCAGCAGGACAGTCTCGTCATCCTGTTACAGGCGGCAGGCGGGGAAGAACAGGAGCTGTACGCAGCTGCCCGGAAGCTGGCGTCTGCCATGCTCGAAGTGCTGAAGATTCCGGTGTCCGTCGGCATCGGTGAACAAGCGGGCTCCATCACCCATATCGCCCAGTCTTACTCAGAGGCGCAGACTGCGCTCTCCTACCGGTTATATGAAGGGTACTCCCATGTACGGGTCTATTCCCGCGCAGAGAATAAATATGAAGAGAGCATCGGGGCTGCGGATGAGGTCTGGAAGCAGGAAATGCTGAACGCCCTGAGAGCATCCGATGCTGCCGCTGCACAGGATTGGGTCCGCAGAGGGATTGCCGAGACCCGCAAGCGGGGAATTCAGCCGCACAAAGTATTCCGCTCGCTAAATGACCTGCTGGAGGAAATTCTGCATATAGCTGCTGCCGGGGGATACCCGGTACCTGCGGAGCTGGCAGATTACACCTGGCATCAGGTGACGACCATGGAGCTTAATGAGATTGAGCAGCTGCTGTGCAGCATAGCGGTTCAGCTATCGGACGCCTTCGGGGCGCACCGGCAATCGAAGGAGTTCCTGCTGGTTCAGGATCTTATAGAGTATATGAAGGAGAATCTGCAATTCAATATCGGGCTGCCTAATATCGCCTCCCATGTGAACATGGGGGTATCCTCGGTGAGCACCATCTTCAAGGAAGAGACCGGAACCACGGTATATGACTATCTGACCAACTTGAGAATCAATAGAGCCTGCGAGCTGCTACAGGACAGCAGTCTGAGAGTTGCCGAGATTGCCCAGCAGGTGGGTTATCAGAATGAGAACAGCTTCATCCGGGTCTTCCGCAAGATTAAATCGACCACACCCGGCAAGTTCAGGGAGAGCAGCAAATCCTCCAAGGAGTATGCAGATCGGCCAAAACCGCGCCATTCCGGCGTTTCTGAGGATTCGGAATAA
- a CDS encoding DNA-3-methyladenine glycosylase family protein — protein sequence MNDLLFELPLPEDFDLGACLEYMNRSPLECLFRTDEAGVSRMFRIEGGPLLVRLSVSENHKLSVTRLHGAIPGALEQEVLARYIVEWFDLDRDLAPFYRLAAADPLLGPLASEHRGLRIIGIPDLFEALCWAILGQQVNLAFAYRLKQRLTAEYGEALEWEGQTYYRFPGPEVFTGVQVEELCALQLTRSKAQTVLTVASLITSGELSREELLALPSPAAAEQRLLQIRGIGPWTSQYVRMRCLRDASSYPVGDVGLQNVIKHLTGMDRKPTPAELLDLARPWQGWEAYATFYLWRALY from the coding sequence ATGAACGATTTGCTTTTTGAGCTGCCGCTGCCGGAAGACTTCGACCTGGGGGCCTGTCTGGAGTATATGAACCGATCGCCGCTGGAATGCCTGTTCCGCACGGATGAAGCAGGCGTCAGCCGGATGTTCAGGATAGAGGGTGGCCCGCTGCTGGTACGGCTCAGTGTGTCCGAGAATCACAAGCTGAGTGTAACCCGGCTGCATGGGGCGATTCCCGGTGCGCTGGAGCAGGAGGTGTTGGCCCGCTACATTGTGGAGTGGTTTGATCTGGATCGTGATCTTGCCCCGTTCTACAGGCTGGCGGCAGCGGACCCGCTGCTCGGGCCGCTGGCAAGTGAGCACCGGGGGCTGCGGATCATCGGCATCCCGGATCTGTTCGAGGCGTTATGCTGGGCGATTCTGGGCCAGCAGGTGAATCTGGCTTTTGCCTACAGGCTGAAGCAGCGGCTGACCGCTGAATACGGGGAAGCGCTGGAATGGGAGGGGCAGACCTACTACCGTTTCCCTGGACCAGAGGTATTCACAGGAGTGCAGGTAGAGGAATTGTGCGCCTTGCAGCTAACCCGCAGCAAAGCACAGACGGTGCTTACCGTAGCCTCGCTGATCACAAGCGGGGAGCTAAGCCGGGAGGAGCTGCTGGCGCTTCCGTCCCCGGCCGCAGCCGAGCAGCGGCTGCTGCAGATCCGCGGGATCGGCCCGTGGACCTCGCAATATGTGCGGATGCGCTGCCTGCGCGATGCGTCCTCTTATCCGGTCGGAGATGTCGGCCTGCAGAACGTGATCAAGCATCTGACCGGCATGGACCGCAAGCCGACGCCAGCGGAGCTGCTCGACCTGGCCCGGCCGTGGCAAGGTTGGGAAGCATACGCCACCTTTTACTTGTGGCGGGCGTTATATTAG
- a CDS encoding VOC family protein, which yields MKLQMNPYILVDGSAREAIAFYQEALGAVVLFKQTMGEGPQNPDAPMTEQEKAQIAHAVLLAGETKFFVADYEPGMPRSRGNSINICLTVETEAEAQQLFNSLKAGGTVDIELAPAYYSPAYGMVTDKFGVCFQIFTMKGR from the coding sequence ATGAAACTGCAAATGAACCCTTATATTCTGGTAGACGGATCTGCCCGGGAGGCGATAGCTTTTTATCAGGAGGCGCTTGGCGCTGTGGTGCTGTTCAAGCAAACAATGGGCGAAGGCCCGCAGAACCCGGACGCCCCGATGACGGAGCAGGAGAAGGCGCAGATTGCCCATGCCGTGCTGCTGGCGGGGGAGACGAAGTTTTTTGTGGCGGATTATGAGCCGGGTATGCCGCGCAGCCGGGGCAACAGCATCAACATTTGTCTCACGGTGGAGACCGAGGCTGAAGCACAGCAGCTTTTCAATTCGCTAAAAGCTGGCGGAACTGTCGATATCGAGCTGGCCCCGGCCTATTACAGTCCCGCTTACGGCATGGTGACCGACAAGTTCGGCGTCTGCTTCCAGATCTTCACGATGAAGGGGCGGTGA